One segment of Yersinia kristensenii DNA contains the following:
- a CDS encoding RES family NAD+ phosphorylase, with amino-acid sequence MTIYEKDLSDRPEFPYWDSYSRFARYVSTVNRYILSEEQRTFLDTVLATIKGRDGELKEGHVFYRAQLGIDLCDRTDSDGNWIGEDIWGFGASRMKPLTDRAIEGRANSSGIPVLYVGTTVKTAISEVRPWIGADVSVAVCKLSRPLRTLDLSLGHGQSSLSGPILRHVLGGREPTAQEKEKAVWIEIDNAFSTPVTQSDDRADYAPTQILAELFRSVGYDAIAYKSHFGDDDKQLGYNIAIFDPSAIEIVSCAPFEVKVINIDAWQKGNPWFKSS; translated from the coding sequence ATGACTATATATGAGAAGGATTTGAGCGATAGACCTGAGTTTCCGTACTGGGACAGTTATTCTCGATTCGCACGCTACGTTAGCACGGTCAATCGTTACATCTTAAGTGAAGAACAGAGAACATTCCTTGATACGGTTCTTGCGACGATTAAGGGGCGTGACGGTGAGCTGAAAGAAGGGCATGTGTTCTATCGTGCTCAGCTTGGGATAGATCTGTGCGACCGGACCGATAGTGACGGTAACTGGATTGGCGAGGATATATGGGGTTTCGGAGCTTCACGTATGAAGCCTCTTACTGACCGAGCCATCGAAGGACGTGCAAATTCCTCGGGTATCCCGGTGCTATATGTAGGTACAACAGTGAAGACTGCGATTTCCGAGGTGCGGCCTTGGATTGGTGCTGATGTGTCGGTTGCTGTGTGCAAGCTCTCGCGTCCATTGCGGACTCTTGATCTTTCACTAGGACATGGTCAGTCATCACTTTCTGGGCCTATCTTAAGGCACGTGCTGGGCGGACGGGAGCCAACAGCACAGGAGAAAGAGAAAGCTGTCTGGATTGAGATAGATAATGCATTTTCAACTCCTGTCACACAGTCGGATGACCGCGCCGATTATGCGCCGACTCAGATACTGGCTGAACTGTTTCGTAGCGTTGGATATGATGCAATTGCATATAAGAGTCACTTCGGAGACGATGATAAGCAGTTGGGCTATAACATCGCGATCTTTGATCCAAGTGCGATCGAAATTGTCAGCTGCGCTCCCTTTGAGGTAAAAGTAATCAATATTGATGCCTGGCAGAAAGGTAATCCGTGGTTCAAATCTTCTTAA